From Cryobacterium sp. GrIS_2_6:
TGACGTTCCTTTCGTGTGCGTGATGGCCTCACTGGCTCGAACCGGTGAGGCCTTTTTCGTGTGTGCGTAGCGCCGGGAGGATTCGAACCTCCGCAACCCCGCGACCGACTCGGCGCCCGTCGTGCTACTGCGTTTTTGCGGTGACGGTTGGTGCACCGTCGAGCAGGATCAGACCCTGCGTGTTGTCCCAGTGGGCAGCGCCACCCTCGGTCTGCACGTCGCCCTCCCAGTAGGAGATGTACTTACTCCCATCGGAGGCGACACAGACGACGTACGTTCCAGACGATGCGCCCGTGTACACGCCGCTCGGCTCCTGCTGTGCGACAACCCCGTAGCCGGCCGCCGCCCCGCTGGTGTTGGTGATCTGGTCCGGATTGGTCAGCTGCGCGGTCGTCGGGACGGCGAACCCGATGGACGGGCACACCTTGATCGGCTTGGGCGTGCCCTGATTGAAGAAGAACGTGGTCGTCGCAACCCCGTGGATCTGCGCGTTCTCCACGTCGATCACCGTCTGCCTGTATTGGGACCAGTCAGCGGCGGGGATCGGTTGGTTCTTCTGGTAACGGTCCAACTGGCTGTTCGACGCCACCTGATCGTTCTGCGTGGCGCTCGGCGTTTCCGTGCAGCCCGTCAGCGCCAGCCCGAGGGCGACCACGGCGGCCAAGGCGAGAATGGTTTTCTTGCGGTTCATGGTTGCTCTTTCTGTTAGAAGCAGATGCGGGCGTTTGCCTGCACCAGATCGGTGGGGGCCGGTTTCAGGTCCGGGAAGACCTGGCAGAAGGTGACCTTGATCTGTGCCTTCTGCGCGGGGTCGAGCGCCTTGTCGTAACCGGCGATGCGGTCGCGCTCCTGGGAGACAAGACCCGACTGGTACTGCTGGCCGTTCGTGTTCACGCCGTACTGTGCGGTCTGGTTGGCCTGAGCGAGCGCCCAGTAGCCGAACCACGCACCGACAAGCACGACGATCGCGGCAAGGGTGAGTAAGACGTATTTCATATGGACCTCTCTGTTGGTGAGTGCCAGTGCGCCGATCAGTGAGCGCACGCACTGGCTGGTCGGGACTCGAAGCCGACCGGCTGGTTACCTCGTGACCGCTTAGCCCTTACCGGGTACCCATGAGGGCCGTCTGTAACCACGTCTGCCGCCGATCGCGCTAGAGCGGTCATCGACGGCCTTACCCACCAACCTCAGGGGGTCAGCGGTCGTGCTCCCCTGCCGTTTGTGGCCTGGGTCATGTGAGCGAGGGCTTTACGGGCCTGACGCTCTACGCAACGAATCTGCTGCGCCTCTCCGGCCGGGTGCTAAACCGTGCGGAGGCTTCCCCTCATCTATTTCGCGGGGTTCCGTGTGTAGTTATGAATGAGCGAGCGCCCCCTCCTTCACGCGGACCCGGAGGCGGCGTGTGGCATGGGGCAGAGCTGGTCGTGCAGCCGTTTTAGGTTCGGCAAACCTGATCCCCAGACGCCGGCGAGAGCGACGGGGGACAGATGCCCTACTTCTGCAGGGGTTCCGGCTTGTCCAGGGGGGCAGTTTCAGCCCACTCGAGGAGGTCGCTGTGGAGGATCATCGGCTTCGAGTTGCGAAACCGAGGGGTCAAGGTGTTGGCCGCGATAGCCTTCTTGATGGTGTCGACCGACTGGCCGATAGCGCGGGCCGCGCCTGGAATGTCATAGGCGATAGGGGCCGGGGCCAGATTCGACCAGCGGTCGAGGGCGGTCATACTGCAACCTCAGCGGAGTCGGCACGCTGGAGGAGTTCAGAGATTGATATCCCGAGGAAAGCGCAGCAGGCGTCAAGCTCATCTACGTAGAAGGGCATGACGCCTGCTAGGCGGCGTCTCAGGACTGGTACTGCAATGTCGGTGGCTCGTGACAGGCTGGCCTTGGTCTTGTTCTGTCGGGCAAGTTCTGCGCGAAGCTCAGTCGCGATCCTTGCTCTTCTTAGCTTGGTGTGTTCCATGTAGAACAGCATGGCACACGTTGGAACGTTTAGGAACCATATGGAACTATTTAGGCGAAAAATAGCGGATTAGTTCCATCGGTGGCACACTGGGGGCATGCCCGGAGGAACAAAGAGCGTGCCAGGTCCGCTCACAGAAGCTATTACGTCTATCCTGCGCGCCCGCATGGGCCGTGACAACATCACCAAGACAGCTCTGGCCGCCGCGGTGGGAATCTCGCGACCGCAAATGCAGAAGATACTGGCCGGCGAGAAGCAGATCGACATCGAGCAGATCGACGCTATCTGCTGGGCGCTCGGCTTGAAAACTCGGGCCGTGATAGCCGAGGCCGACGCTGCGTCCAGTTCACGCAACGCCGAGCCCGACCGAGGGATTGCGCCGCTTTAGGCAATCCATCTCGGCATGGTTTCCAGCCATGCCACCAAATCTGCGTGCAGGACGATAGCCCGGTCAGATCCCATGCACGGGACCCTTCGGGCGCTCAGCTTGTTCGTGGCGAGCGCGACTTCGATGTCTCTTTCCTCGACCCCTGCTGCATCCGCTGATTCGGTGATTGTGTATCCACACTTGCTCAATTTGTACCCCAGTGCTTCCCCTGCGCCGAGCCATTCTCGGTGCATGGTTCAACGGTATGTCCCACCGCTGACACCCAAAGCTGTGTAGTCCTCATTAATGGGGACAGCTGATCAGGGGTTTAGGCATGTCTAACCCTGTTTTGGGGGTACGTCGAGAGGCATCAAAGCGGAGATTGCCGTCAGCGCCTTGTCAAGTTGCTTGCGATCGACCGTCTGATAGGCGCGGGTCACTGCGAACGAGTTGTGCCCGAGTATCTTCATGATGATCGCTTCGGGCACGTTGGCCTCGAGTAGCAGGGACGCGGTTGTGTGTCGTGCGGCGTGCAGGGGGACACTTGCGACCCCGGCGCGTTCGAGTACGGCGTGCCAGGCGAGGTTGTCGGGGGAGGGGTCGAGGGGTGAGCCGTCAAGGGGCTGCCGGACACGTATCGTACCCTTAGCGCCGCCCCGGTTCAGCTTGGGATCTTGCGTCCACACGAGGCCGTGCGGGTTGGGTTCGGTCGCGGCCACGGCGATGCGGCGCTCGATGATGGTGCGCAGCGGTTCCACGAGGGGGATGATGCGCCACCCTGCCGCAGACTTCGGGCGGGTGAGACACAGACCGGTGGTTCCGAGGCGTCGATATTCCCAGTCGGCGGGGTGCGTGATCTTCTGTTGCGGGCAGTCGGTGCCGCGCTTGCGTCCGCACGTTCCGCCGCAACCGTGCTCCCAGGTGATGCGTTGCAGCTGCCAGGACAGGTCGAGAACATCGGTTACCCGGTCGAGCTCCAGCCCGATCACTTCACCTTGCCGCGCACCCGTGAGTAGCGCCGTCGCCCAGCGCGATCCCAGCCGGTCACCTGCGACCGCCTGTAGGACTTTCACGCCGTCAAGGGCTGTCATTACGCCAAGGTTCGCCACGGCCTTACGTGGGGCGTCAGCGAGCTTGGCGGGGTTCTTCGTGATGCGTGACTCGCGTTCGGCATAGTCGAGTGCGACCGTCAGCATCCGGTGCGTGTTCATCGCTGTGGTCGAGGACAGGAAACCCTTGCTCGGGTCGTTCGGGTTCTTCGGCTTTGACGTGATGTAATCGGCCACCCGGTAGATGTGCACAGCGGTCAGTTTGTCCAACCGGATCTTGCCAATCGCGGGGATCACGTAGTTGTTGATCTGGCCCCGGTATGCGCTCGCAGTACGCGGGGCAATCTTCTTCAGCGCGATCGTGTCAAACCAGATGTTCATCCACTTCTCAACGGTGACACTCGACGTCGAGAGATCCCCGTTCTTGAGCAGGTCGCGCCTGGCGTTCTTTGCCTTGAGCTTCACGGCGCCCTCGGTCTTGGCGACGAGGACCTTGCGCCGGCGTGTGCCGTCACGCGAGGGGAGCTCGACGGGCACGCACCACATTCCATCGGATGCGCGCTGGTACGGTCGGGGCTCCCCACGCGGCTGGCGGGTCTTCTTCACAGCCTCGGGTTCAGGCTTCGGGACACGAGGCTTGGTCACGCCTTGCGCTCCTGGCTGTCGTTCATCATCTTGGCCACCTTCTCCATGATCGGGGGCCGCGGCCCTTCGGGGATTCTTCTGGCATGCACGCTCCACATTGAGCCGCACATGACACCGGACCTATCCAGTCTTCTGCCGACTGAAGCGTTACGGGGGTTGCTAGAGTGCATGATGTTCCTTCCTTGTCGAGAGCTTGGATTGAACTGGCCTCACGGGCTCCTACACCCGTGAGGCCTTTTTTGTTGCGAGCTAGATCTGGGAAATCTCGACGGTTAGCGCGCGCATGTCTTCGTAGGCCGCTGCGTAACGCGCCCGGAACTTGGCAAGTTCAGGGCCGGCGTTGAACTGGTAAACCCCCACCCCAAAGCTGGCATCGTCAATGCGCTGGGTGATCGCAATGAGCTCCCGCGCGAGGTCGGCTCCGGTTCTTCTGGTGTTCGTCTTGGTGGGCATGTCTAGAGGACCGATCCGAGAATCGTGAGCTTGTCCGGGTTCAGCCACCTGGAATGGGCCACGTTGCCCCGGTCCAGGCGGGTGCCGTGAACCTCGCCCCTCGAAATGCCGTCTACCACCCGTTGCGTCTTGGACCCCGCGGTTACAACAATGTCGCCGAGCTTGATTTCGAGGCTTTTCGCGTTGGTGATGCTCGGCACCGTGTTCCCGGATGGGGAGATGCTGCTCTTGGTGTTCCCTGTTTCGCTCATGTCTAGAACCTAGCACGACGTTAGCCTAACCGTTAGCCTAAGTGTCTTCGCGCTACGGGGTGCTAGCGAGATGTGAACCGCGTAATCATGCGGATGTTCAATGATTCATTGCCCCCAAAACCATTAAACAGCGAGCTTCTAATCCGCTTGTCGTTGGTTCGATTCCAACCGGGGGCACCACGAACATCGTTTGACCAGGGTTTCTTGTCCTCACCGAATGGACAAGACTTGATGCACTCAACGTTTATTCAACGCTTTTTCCACGGTACCCGCCCGCTATGGTCGCGCGGAGCCAAGGTACGCGAACCAGTTCGATTCACCTGGTGTGACCTTGGGCACCCACGAGTTATGAATACTGAAAGTCTCTTGGGGCTCGGCCTCGAGCCCGTACACACGACGAGAATCTCATCGTCGACTATTCCAGGTCCATGTCGAAGGCGAAAAGTGCCCAAGGCTCGAGACTATGCGCGTTGAGCCGGGAGGAAGCCATATTCTGGCTGCCGAATTCATTCTGGACGTAGTCGAGCAGATCATCGTCGTAGATAATCACGTCGGTCTGGTACACCGAAAACACGGGTGCGGAAGGTCCGATGGGATCAGCCGGAAAAACCGGTCGCCGTACAACGGAACAAGCTTCGGCCATTTGGCTGGCGGCTGCTCTTAGGGCGTGTTCATCCCACCGTTCACGTTGAGGGTCTCCCCGACGACGAAGCTGGATTCCGCGGAGGCGAGAAACACGTATGCCGGCGCCAGCTCGGCCGGTTGCGCGGCTCGTCCCATCGACGTCTCGCTGGATCCGAACTCGGGAAGCGTCTCCGGGTCCACGCCGCGCGTGACCTGCAAGGCGGTCCAGGTCGGCCCCGGTGCGACGACATTGACTCGGATGCCGTGCGGGATGAGGTGCTGGGCCAGCCCCTTAGAGAGATTGTTGATTGCGCCTTTGGTGCTCGCGTAGTCCAATCGATCCGGTGAGGGGGTGTAGGCCTCGAGCGACGCGGTGTTGATGATCGTCGAACCGGGTTCGAGGTGGGGCACGGCCGCCTTGATGATCCAGAAGAGTGCGAAGACGTTCGTCGCGTAGGTCTGCTCGAACTGCTCATCGCTGAGCTCCGCGAGCGTGGGTTGCCACACCTGCTTTCCGGCGACGTTGACGACCGCGTCGAGTCCACCCATGGCGCTCACCGCCGTGTCGACGAGCGCTCGGCAGTAGGCCGGGTCGGTGAGATCGCCCGGCACCAACGTCGCGGTCCGACCGGCCCGCTTGATGACGTCGGCAATGTGACGCGCATCCGACTCCTCTTCTGGGCGGTACGACATCGTGATATCGGCTCCCTCGCGGGCGAAGGCGATAGCCACTGCGCCACCGATGCCGGAGTCTGCTCCCGTGATCAAGGCACGCCGGCCGGTGAGTCGGCCGGTTCCGCGGTACGTCGCCTCGCCGAGGTCGGGCACCGGCGTCATCTGCGACTGGATACCGGGCTCGTCTTGCTGCTGGACGGGTGGGCTGATGACGGGGTAGCGGGTGCGCGGATCGCCGAAGGTGTACTGGTCCGGCTTCGCGGGGGCGGGTGTTGCAGCGGGCTTTGTCATTTCTGTCTCCTTGCCGAGCGGGATGCGCCGTCGGCACCCGAGAGCTCTTCGATGGTGATGGCCGCGTTGATGAGCCCGATGTGGCTGAGGCCCTGGGGCAGATTGCCGAGGAACGAGCGATCGCTCGGCTCGATCATCTCGGCGAGCAGGCCCACGTCGTTCGAGAGCTCGACGAGTTCGTCCATGAGCGCCGCGGCCTCGTCGTGGCGACCCACGCAGGCGAGTGCGCTCGCCATCCAGAAGGAGCAGGCGACGAAGGCTCCCTCCTCCTGGTCGGCCCCGCTGTAGCGATAGAGCAGCGGGCCCCGGCCCAACTCGTTCCGGATGGCGTCGATGGTCGACGACATGCGGGGCCCGCGGTCGAAGCCACTCATAGCGTGCAGCAGTACCGAGGCATCCAGGCATTCGTTTCCGGCGAATGCGACGTAAGCCTGGAGCGTATCGGACCAACAGTGCCCGTCGATCCAAGTTCGGATCTCGTCACATTCGGCTCGCCATCGCTTCGCATCCCCGGGCATGTGGCCGGCCTCGCACAGCTGGGCCGCAGCATCCAGCGCCTGCCAGCAGCCCATCTTCGAGGAGGTGTTGTGGTGCTGCTCCTCGAGCTCCCACATCCCCGCGTCTTCCTGTCGCCAGGCTCCAGCGGTACGTTCGGCGAAGGATTCCAGCAGCCGGCCCGTTTCCACGTCCAGCACGTTGCCGGCGTTGACGTAGATGCGAATCACGTCGAAGAGGTCGCCGAAGACGCTGAGCTGCACCTGATCGGTCGCCCGGTTTCCCGAGACCACCGGGCCGATCCCCCGCCACCCGGGAACCTGGTGCGTGGTGACCTCCCCCGGCAGCTCACCACTGAGTGTGTAGAAGATCTGCAGTTCGGGACCGTGAGCCTTGAGCGCCCGGAGCAGCCAGGTCACTGCCGAATGCGTCTCCTCCCGCAGACCGAACCGCA
This genomic window contains:
- a CDS encoding helix-turn-helix transcriptional regulator, with the protein product MEHTKLRRARIATELRAELARQNKTKASLSRATDIAVPVLRRRLAGVMPFYVDELDACCAFLGISISELLQRADSAEVAV
- a CDS encoding helix-turn-helix transcriptional regulator, coding for MGRDNITKTALAAAVGISRPQMQKILAGEKQIDIEQIDAICWALGLKTRAVIAEADAASSSRNAEPDRGIAPL
- a CDS encoding site-specific integrase encodes the protein MTKPRVPKPEPEAVKKTRQPRGEPRPYQRASDGMWCVPVELPSRDGTRRRKVLVAKTEGAVKLKAKNARRDLLKNGDLSTSSVTVEKWMNIWFDTIALKKIAPRTASAYRGQINNYVIPAIGKIRLDKLTAVHIYRVADYITSKPKNPNDPSKGFLSSTTAMNTHRMLTVALDYAERESRITKNPAKLADAPRKAVANLGVMTALDGVKVLQAVAGDRLGSRWATALLTGARQGEVIGLELDRVTDVLDLSWQLQRITWEHGCGGTCGRKRGTDCPQQKITHPADWEYRRLGTTGLCLTRPKSAAGWRIIPLVEPLRTIIERRIAVAATEPNPHGLVWTQDPKLNRGGAKGTIRVRQPLDGSPLDPSPDNLAWHAVLERAGVASVPLHAARHTTASLLLEANVPEAIIMKILGHNSFAVTRAYQTVDRKQLDKALTAISALMPLDVPPKQG
- a CDS encoding SDR family oxidoreductase; protein product: MTKPAATPAPAKPDQYTFGDPRTRYPVISPPVQQQDEPGIQSQMTPVPDLGEATYRGTGRLTGRRALITGADSGIGGAVAIAFAREGADITMSYRPEEESDARHIADVIKRAGRTATLVPGDLTDPAYCRALVDTAVSAMGGLDAVVNVAGKQVWQPTLAELSDEQFEQTYATNVFALFWIIKAAVPHLEPGSTIINTASLEAYTPSPDRLDYASTKGAINNLSKGLAQHLIPHGIRVNVVAPGPTWTALQVTRGVDPETLPEFGSSETSMGRAAQPAELAPAYVFLASAESSFVVGETLNVNGGMNTP
- a CDS encoding glycoside hydrolase family 15 protein; translation: MVAMKARTDGYVDLRDYAAIGDGRTVALIARDGSVDWLPIPDMDSTPVFARLLDAEAGGQIELAPTEPYTVRRSYLSGTNVLRTTFTTESGVARVTDALVTGLAGRLPWVELARRIEGIRGAVKFRWKVAPGTRFASSSPWVEDGPLGKILRIDTVNLTVRGIQHGPRGGGDRAIAGGFTTSKGSRHLLVVAGTSDGPLPIPVGKYTDAAVDRTINAWRAWSKEFSYDGPWALHVQRSALALKLLMCASAGSIAAAPTTSLPESLRGGKNWDYRYAWVRDLAYTVHSLVRFGLREETHSAVTWLLRALKAHGPELQIFYTLSGELPGEVTTHQVPGWRGIGPVVSGNRATDQVQLSVFGDLFDVIRIYVNAGNVLDVETGRLLESFAERTAGAWRQEDAGMWELEEQHHNTSSKMGCWQALDAAAQLCEAGHMPGDAKRWRAECDEIRTWIDGHCWSDTLQAYVAFAGNECLDASVLLHAMSGFDRGPRMSSTIDAIRNELGRGPLLYRYSGADQEEGAFVACSFWMASALACVGRHDEAAALMDELVELSNDVGLLAEMIEPSDRSFLGNLPQGLSHIGLINAAITIEELSGADGASRSARRQK